Proteins found in one Quercus robur chromosome 2, dhQueRobu3.1, whole genome shotgun sequence genomic segment:
- the LOC126700948 gene encoding zinc finger BED domain-containing protein RICESLEEPER 1-like — protein MALARMIIIDELPFKFVERQGFQEFMEIVKPRFPILHRITIARACMKIYSSEVDILRRAFVGQQVCVAMDTWTSIQNLNYMIVTTHFIDSDWTYQKKILSFCPIANPKVDTIGRAVKSCLLKWGIDRLFTTTVENASSNDVTIDYVKKKTKERDSSILSVQYVRASPTRFEKLQEYVDKEKIKAKCLLSLDVSTRWNSIYFILDYALKFVRVFDRLEEEDEHYKLYFCEADGNGKKLIGPSRYLDLENVKTFVKFLGIFYKVTLRFYGSLEWNGKDKGDAMSSRVWDVLKRLYIKRMGQNGISSSSGSGSDSSALLSRDFRPSVGNAFDHFKRYNTRFKQHLVDEDSVERKSKLDMYLLESSEEPDVEDFDILMWWKMNSSKYQVLSQIVRDVLAIHNWLKDANKKRPIKFWECMDNVEDMKGFEIDTEIASVCPMPMKEDPSTIVLDDVSDVLLFAWN, from the exons CCTAGGTTTCCTATTCTTCATCGCATTACTATTGCAAGGGCTTGTATGAAAATTTATTCTAGTGAGGTGGATATtttgagaagggcttttgtTGGGCAACAGGTTTGTGTGGCAATGGATACTTGGACCTCCATACAAAACTTGAACTACATGATAGTCACCACACACTTTATTGATAGTGATTGGACTTACCAAAAGAAAATCTTGAGCTTTTGCCCTATAGCTAATCCCAAAGTAGACACCATAGGTAGGGCGGTTAAGTCATGTTTGTTGAAATGGGGTATAGATCGGTTGTTTACAACTACTGTAGAAAATGCTAGTTCTAATGATGTAACAATTGATTatgtgaagaaaaaaacaaaagaaagagatagtAGCATATTGAGTG TGCAATATGTGAGAGCCTCTCCCACAAGGTTTGAGAAGCTTCAAGAATATGTTGATAAGGAGAAAATTAAAGCAAAATGTTTGTTGTCCCTTGATGTGTCAACAAGGTGGAATTCGATTTATTTCATATTAGATTATGCTTTAAAATTTGTGAGAGTATTTGATAGGTTGGAAGAGGAGGATGAGCACtacaaactttatttttgtGAAGCGGATGGAAATGGGAAAAAGCTCATTGGTCCTTCTAGATATCTTGATTTGGAAAATGTTAAAACCTTTGTGAAATTTCTTGGCATATTTTATAAGGTGACACTTAGATTTTATGGGTCCTT ggaatggaatggaaaggacAAGGGGGATGCGATGAGTTCTAGGGTTTGGGATGTGTTGAAAAGGTTGTATATAAAGAGAATGGGTCAAAATGGAATCTCGAGTTCTAGTGGTAGTGGTAGTGATAGTAGTGCTTTATTGTCTAGGGACTTCAGGCCAAGTGTTGGTAATGCTTTTGATCACTTTAAAAGATATAATACCAGGTTTAAGCAACACTTGGTAGATGAGGACAGTgtagaaagaaaatctaagttggATATGTATTTGTTGGAATCTTCTGAGGAACCTGATGTGGAAGATTTTGACATTTTGATGTGGTGGAAAATGAATTCTTCTAAATATCAAGTCCTTTCCCAAATTGTCCGTGATGTGTTGGCTATTCAT AATTGGTTGAAGGATGCGAACAAAAAAAGACCAATAAAGTTTTGGGAGTGCATGGATAATGTGGAGGATATGAAGGGTTTTGAAATTGACAccg AAATTGCATCAGTTTGCCCAATGCCTATGAAGGAGGATCCAAGCACCATTGTGTTGGATGATGTGAGTGATGTGCTGCTCTTTGCTTGGAATTAA
- the LOC126700940 gene encoding U-box domain-containing protein 21-like translates to MILCSWRRRKGNRGDDNESSDPLNGKNFDSVSLDSMEDPIMLSTAIPTPVVPATPDEISEICSQIVVATHCGDHKRCKELLGKIKAWGKESECNKRCVVNNGIGCVLSDMFYSFASVSIEKHVDMLGEILSVLTWMFPLGEEGQSKLGSPASLNSMVWVLKNGDPSARQNTVLVLKELLSLNQRLVDTLSEIEGISEALVNIIREPICPKATKSSLTSIYYMISPPSISVALTSRFVELGLVSFITEILVDAEKGICERALGVLAGICDCKEGREEAYKNALTMPLLVKKMLRISEMATEFAVCTLWKLFKNAKRDEDDDESVLVEALQAGAFQKLLVLLQLGCDETVKEKATELLKLLNRYRKKLGCVDSSMDFKCQ, encoded by the coding sequence ATGATTTTATGTTCTTGGAGAAGACGTAAAGGCAATCGTGGTGATGACAACGAGAGCAGCGACCCTTTGAATGGCAAAAATTTCGACTCGGTTTCTCTTGATTCAATGGAAGACCCCATCATGTTGTCTACGGCGATCCCCACACCTGTAGTTCCTGCGACCCCAGATGAGATTTCTGAGATTTGTTCACAAATTGTGGTCGCAACTCATTGTGGGGATCACAAGAGGTGCAAAGAATTGTTGGGGAAGATCAAGGCGTGGGGGAAAGAAAGCGAGTGCAACAAGCGATGCGTTGTGAATAACGGAATTGGGTGTGTGTTATCGGAtatgttttattcttttgcGAGTGTTTCAATTGAGAAACATGTGGACATGTTGGGAGAGATATTATCTGTCTTGACATGGATGTTCCCACTTGGTGAAGAAGGGCAATCAAAACTAGGATCGCCAGCGTCTTTAAATTCGATGGTTTGGGTATTAAAGAATGGAGATCCTTCAGCAAGGCAAAACACAGTTTTAGTACTCAAAGAGCTTCTTTCTTTGAATCAAAGACTCGTTGATACCTTGTCAGAGATTGAAGGAATTAGTGAAGCTTTAGTTAACATAATTAGAGAGCCTATTTGTCCTAAGGCTACAAAATCTTCTTTGACATCTATATATTACATGATTTCTCCACCTTCAATAAGTGTGGCATTAACATCAAGATTTGTGGAATTGGGTTTGGTTTCGTTTATCACAGAAATCCTTGTTGATGCAGAAAAAGGTATCTGTGAAAGGGCTTTAGGTGTTTTGGCTGGTATTTGTGATTGTAAAGAAGGGAGAGAAGAGGCATATAAGAATGCTCTAACTATGCCTCTTTTGGTTAAGAAGATGTTGAGGATATCAGAGATGGCAACAGAGTTTGCAGTGTGCACTCTTTGGAAGCTGTTCAAGAATGCTAAGAgggatgaagatgatgatgagagTGTTTTAGTTGAGGCACTTCAAGCTGGTGCTTTCCAGAAGCTTTTGGTTCTCTTGCAGCTTGGTTGTGATGAGACTGTAAAGGAGAAGGCCACCGAGTTGTTGAAATTGTTGAATCGTTATAGAAAAAAGTTGGGCTGTGTTgattcatcaatggatttcaagTGTCAATAG